The Chryseobacterium indicum genome includes a window with the following:
- a CDS encoding PAAR domain-containing protein, whose translation MKPAARITDMHTCPMVTGTTPHVGGPIIPAGEPTVLIGGKPAARVGDKAICTGPPDTIAAGSSSVMIGGKPAARMGDSTAHGGVISAGEATVLIGG comes from the coding sequence ATGAAACCGGCAGCAAGAATTACAGATATGCATACCTGTCCGATGGTAACGGGAACTACCCCGCACGTTGGCGGGCCCATCATTCCGGCAGGAGAACCTACTGTACTTATCGGAGGTAAACCCGCAGCAAGAGTAGGAGACAAAGCAATATGCACAGGTCCGCCGGATACCATTGCAGCAGGATCTTCAAGCGTAATGATCGGCGGAAAACCAGCCGCAAGAATGGGAGATTCTACCGCTCACGGAGGCGTAATAAGCGCGGGTGAAGCAACTGTTTTAATAGGCGGATGA
- a CDS encoding GPW/gp25 family protein, with protein MKINTDFLGIGWSFPPEFNETEGKLVMTTDVEDINNSLIILLSTRPGERVMFPDYGCDLQEMLFKPLDLTLITQMKGIIERAILYHEPRINILNIDIDTQEELEGEVLIKIDYEVRNTNTRSNMVFPFYKGEATEI; from the coding sequence ATGAAAATAAATACAGATTTTTTAGGAATAGGCTGGAGTTTCCCGCCTGAGTTTAATGAGACTGAAGGAAAGCTTGTAATGACTACAGATGTGGAAGACATCAATAACAGTCTGATTATTTTGCTCTCCACAAGACCGGGAGAACGCGTCATGTTCCCCGATTACGGATGCGACCTGCAGGAAATGCTTTTCAAACCTTTGGACTTAACGCTGATTACCCAGATGAAAGGAATCATCGAGCGTGCCATTTTATACCACGAGCCCAGAATAAACATTTTAAATATCGACATCGATACTCAGGAAGAACTGGAAGGCGAAGTGTTGATAAAAATTGATTACGAAGTAAGGAATACGAATACCAGAAGCAATATGGTTTTCCCTTTCTATAAAGGTGAAGCTACTGAAATATAA
- a CDS encoding baseplate J/gp47 family protein — protein MKKTDTFSHYREGKSQMQRFLADLDPGNLELHDFDLFDWLLFANNFASHVNFFEKDADTAIPDKKWGNFFFGDDTNAIPRRESVEYKSMKKQVTDLISQFEQDSNLTPHLTLFVCFLKLLDFSKKAFNNLTKRHLDFYYNEILQIQKNDAKEDKVYVIFELAKKAIQERIPEGTLLDGDKDTEGKKRIYKTNNELIANQAKVVEIKSLLNDGGKQELKMAPVTNSADGLGEKLPEGGNYWWPFGYNAEETASDKSIYKELPKAKLGFSVASSLFDLKEGDRTITLKIDFNPNSVQKLKNLEKEDFQKNIKVLCSGEKEWLSDIALQCTGNKEVGTNSNVTYQLTFSLTLPKDFPAIVKYNKDVLKETFQTSFPVLRFMIEGKKYYEVYEAFSEALVNNIEVSVDVKGIKSLQIENDNGELNSEKSYYPFTAQPIKGSNFYIKCPEMFSKKWNTADITINWKNTPASIKDLYSGYIMEPDTNISQQDFNNLKNSSVVTGDDYFKIDTAVLDKEIWHNQESDIALFKKNGNAYQTQFSVKSTSDEAGTGEAIRVKLKKSLLQDLYPKLYTLVLSDPQKLKVVPNEPYIPFAEDIELSYSATETAYHSLRKDSEGELLKSEEVQMYHEDAFGQYEKEIDTKTIVPVHQKGGELYIGLEAVPQMTVSLLIQMLEGSENPLAETFEEKEYIEWSILSGNTWVDLSNSMLQNDSKKFLESGIVKFKIPKDINLNHTRFTDQLIWVRARSGRSYDAVCKVQGIYTQAVLATFQNQNNDLSHLNNGLEANTISRLITRVPQVKSVSQPYNSFDGKYKETDTEFYRRVSERLRHKNRVITQWDYEHLVLQEFPEVFKVKCLNHTSEKSYLAPGYVTLMVVPNIKNKNAFDIYQPRVSRATLNRIQNYINELNTMHINAQVINPNYKEAKVETKVKFFDQYDETFYTKQLDEDIKKYISPWAFTDTKDIDFNVKLNVNQLINYLEQLHYVDYVEETSILVNNVLQTQSLIEVDPKSILVSAKQHKVTIAEQGCL, from the coding sequence ATGAAAAAAACAGATACATTTTCACATTATCGTGAAGGAAAATCACAAATGCAGCGCTTTTTAGCGGATCTGGATCCCGGCAATCTCGAATTGCACGACTTCGATCTGTTCGATTGGCTGCTATTTGCAAACAATTTTGCCAGTCATGTAAATTTTTTTGAAAAAGATGCTGATACAGCAATACCAGATAAGAAGTGGGGAAACTTTTTCTTTGGTGATGATACCAATGCTATTCCGCGCAGAGAAAGCGTAGAGTACAAAAGTATGAAAAAACAGGTTACAGATCTTATTTCCCAGTTTGAACAGGACAGCAATCTGACACCTCATCTTACCCTCTTTGTCTGCTTTCTGAAATTGCTGGATTTTTCCAAAAAAGCTTTCAATAATTTAACGAAAAGACATCTGGATTTCTACTATAACGAGATCCTTCAGATTCAGAAGAATGATGCTAAAGAAGACAAAGTCTATGTGATTTTTGAATTGGCAAAAAAAGCAATTCAGGAAAGAATTCCGGAAGGGACACTTCTGGACGGAGATAAAGATACGGAAGGAAAAAAACGGATCTACAAAACCAATAATGAACTGATTGCCAATCAGGCAAAAGTAGTTGAAATTAAAAGTCTTCTTAATGACGGCGGAAAACAAGAGCTTAAAATGGCTCCGGTTACCAATTCTGCCGATGGTTTGGGCGAGAAACTGCCGGAAGGCGGAAACTATTGGTGGCCGTTCGGATACAATGCTGAAGAAACAGCTTCGGACAAATCGATCTATAAAGAACTTCCGAAAGCGAAACTGGGATTTTCTGTAGCATCATCTTTATTCGATTTAAAAGAAGGAGACAGAACAATTACCCTGAAAATAGATTTCAACCCCAATTCTGTTCAAAAATTAAAAAATCTTGAAAAAGAAGATTTTCAGAAAAACATCAAAGTGCTTTGCAGCGGGGAAAAAGAATGGTTATCCGACATCGCTTTACAATGTACAGGAAATAAAGAAGTAGGAACTAACAGTAATGTAACATACCAGTTAACCTTTTCTTTAACATTACCTAAAGATTTTCCTGCCATCGTAAAATACAATAAAGATGTTCTGAAGGAAACTTTCCAGACCAGCTTTCCTGTTCTCAGATTCATGATTGAAGGGAAGAAATATTATGAAGTCTACGAAGCTTTTTCAGAAGCATTAGTCAATAATATTGAAGTTTCTGTAGATGTAAAAGGGATAAAATCTCTTCAGATTGAAAATGACAATGGAGAACTGAATTCCGAAAAATCCTATTATCCATTTACTGCGCAGCCAATTAAAGGTTCCAATTTTTACATAAAATGTCCTGAAATGTTCTCTAAAAAGTGGAACACTGCAGACATTACCATCAATTGGAAAAACACGCCGGCTTCCATAAAGGATTTATACAGCGGGTATATCATGGAACCGGATACAAATATCAGTCAGCAGGATTTTAACAATTTGAAAAATTCTTCAGTTGTAACAGGAGACGATTATTTTAAGATCGATACAGCGGTGTTAGACAAAGAAATCTGGCACAATCAGGAAAGTGATATTGCTTTATTTAAAAAGAATGGAAATGCTTACCAGACACAGTTTTCTGTAAAAAGTACCAGTGATGAAGCAGGTACAGGCGAAGCGATACGGGTAAAACTGAAGAAATCTTTATTACAGGACTTGTATCCTAAATTATATACGCTTGTTTTATCAGATCCTCAAAAACTGAAAGTAGTTCCGAACGAACCTTATATTCCTTTTGCCGAAGATATTGAACTGAGCTACAGCGCAACAGAAACAGCTTATCATTCTTTAAGAAAAGATTCTGAAGGAGAACTTCTGAAAAGTGAAGAAGTACAGATGTATCATGAAGATGCTTTCGGGCAGTATGAAAAGGAAATCGATACGAAAACCATTGTTCCGGTACATCAGAAAGGAGGCGAATTATACATCGGTCTGGAAGCAGTTCCGCAAATGACGGTTTCCCTTCTCATCCAGATGCTGGAAGGAAGCGAAAATCCTTTAGCCGAGACTTTTGAAGAAAAAGAGTATATCGAATGGAGCATTCTTTCCGGAAATACATGGGTTGATCTTTCAAACTCTATGCTGCAGAATGATTCTAAAAAATTCCTGGAATCCGGAATTGTAAAATTCAAAATTCCAAAAGATATTAATTTGAATCACACAAGGTTTACAGATCAGTTAATCTGGGTAAGAGCAAGATCAGGAAGAAGTTACGATGCGGTTTGTAAAGTTCAGGGAATATATACACAGGCAGTTCTGGCAACATTCCAGAATCAGAACAACGATCTGTCCCACTTAAACAACGGTTTGGAAGCCAATACGATTTCCAGACTTATTACCAGAGTTCCGCAGGTAAAATCGGTGAGTCAGCCGTATAATTCATTCGACGGAAAATATAAAGAAACAGATACAGAATTCTACAGAAGAGTAAGCGAAAGACTGAGACATAAAAACAGAGTCATTACACAATGGGATTACGAACATCTCGTTTTGCAGGAGTTTCCGGAAGTTTTCAAGGTAAAATGCCTGAATCATACTTCCGAAAAATCTTACCTCGCTCCCGGATACGTTACGCTGATGGTTGTTCCAAATATTAAAAATAAGAACGCTTTTGATATTTATCAGCCAAGAGTAAGCAGAGCAACGCTGAACAGAATTCAGAATTATATAAATGAATTGAATACCATGCACATCAACGCTCAGGTAATCAACCCGAATTATAAAGAAGCGAAGGTAGAAACAAAGGTGAAATTCTTCGATCAGTATGATGAAACATTTTACACAAAACAGTTAGACGAAGACATCAAAAAGTACATATCGCCTTGGGCTTTTACAGACACTAAAGATATTGATTTTAATGTGAAACTGAATGTTAATCAGCTCATTAATTATCTGGAACAACTGCATTATGTAGACTACGTTGAGGAGACCAGTATATTGGTAAATAATGTTTTACAGACACAGTCTTTAATCGAAGTAGATCCGAAATCCATACTCGTATCTGCCAAACAGCACAAAGTTACTATTGCAGAACAGGGATGCCTTTAA
- a CDS encoding LysM peptidoglycan-binding domain-containing protein, translating to MGGKIKKLRITAYSDSTYTSDKKIGKFPNGADNPFYILINPTSFSINHKIEYNEEIPQGGTTSDPKHSKSFPPSLQLEFLFDGTGVTELNSGNTLLNKIKNKSSFAKTAVLDQIADFYVATGSYDGKIHKPYNVTINWGEFEYKGVLSEFTIDYKLFNNDGTPLRAIGKATFVGSVSQELEAARLKKSSPDLTHKRTVQAGDTLPLMTERIYGDSKYYLEVAKVNNLINFRQLKPGTELYFPPIEKIA from the coding sequence ATGGGAGGAAAAATCAAGAAATTAAGAATAACGGCTTATAGTGACTCTACATATACATCAGATAAAAAAATAGGAAAATTCCCAAATGGTGCTGATAATCCTTTCTATATTTTGATTAATCCGACAAGTTTTTCTATAAATCATAAGATAGAATACAATGAGGAGATTCCTCAGGGAGGGACGACAAGCGATCCAAAACATAGTAAATCATTTCCCCCGAGTTTACAATTAGAATTTTTATTTGATGGGACTGGTGTTACAGAATTAAATTCAGGTAATACTCTTCTAAACAAAATAAAGAATAAAAGCTCCTTTGCAAAAACAGCCGTGTTAGACCAGATTGCTGACTTTTATGTAGCTACAGGAAGTTATGATGGCAAGATTCATAAACCTTACAATGTTACTATTAACTGGGGAGAGTTTGAATATAAAGGCGTTCTTTCAGAGTTTACAATAGATTATAAATTATTCAATAATGACGGAACACCTTTAAGAGCCATTGGAAAAGCAACTTTTGTAGGATCTGTTAGTCAGGAACTTGAAGCAGCAAGATTAAAAAAAAGCTCTCCAGACCTTACCCACAAAAGAACCGTACAGGCAGGAGACACTTTACCCTTAATGACTGAAAGAATTTACGGAGACTCCAAATATTATCTGGAAGTTGCTAAAGTTAATAATCTCATCAATTTCAGACAGTTGAAACCGGGAACTGAACTCTACTTTCCACCCATAGAAAAAATAGCATAA
- a CDS encoding phage tail protein, with translation MNTYPLVKFSFEVDWGGTNIGFQEVSGLSIERDIIEYRQGASPDFSKIKMPGMAKFGNITLKRGTFKGDNDYFEWLQTVQMNTVERRSITISLLDENGAPAVTWKVKNAFPLKLQSTDLKAEGNEVAIETLEIAHEGLTIEHN, from the coding sequence ATGAATACATATCCATTAGTAAAGTTTTCCTTTGAAGTAGACTGGGGCGGAACAAATATCGGTTTTCAGGAAGTTTCGGGATTAAGCATCGAGCGCGATATCATTGAATACAGACAGGGAGCAAGTCCGGATTTCAGCAAGATCAAAATGCCGGGAATGGCAAAATTCGGAAACATCACTTTAAAAAGAGGAACTTTCAAAGGCGATAACGATTATTTCGAATGGTTGCAGACGGTTCAGATGAACACGGTAGAAAGAAGATCCATTACGATTTCTCTTTTAGACGAGAACGGCGCACCTGCGGTAACATGGAAAGTGAAAAATGCCTTCCCATTGAAATTACAGTCAACCGATCTGAAAGCTGAAGGTAATGAAGTGGCAATTGAAACTTTGGAAATTGCGCACGAAGGTTTAACTATTGAACATAACTAA
- the vgrG gene encoding type VI secretion system tip protein VgrG, which translates to MNNSGYIKTSKNPDLITFKVMSGGTELPGKYGVKSIVVEKEVNRIPYARIVILDGSVPEQDFKLSNEDLLIPGKEIEITAGYHSDEESIFKGVVVKHNIKVRNGSSYLIIECRDKAVKMTLGRKSKYFYDSKDSDIIGELISNNGLTADVQATSNSHKELIQYRASDWDFMLTRAQANGKLCFVEDGTVKIAKPDFSKKEVETVVYGSSVHEFDGEIDARDQFKKISAKTWSYTDQELTEVEAQDPAVKLNGNLSPDDLAKVFGIDDLQLKHGGNLTQSELQDWSDAKATFQQLAKIRGRVKFQGIPAVKPGVSLMLQGVGNRFNGKIYVTGVRHEIAEGNWLVDAQFGLSPTWFSETYDVSEMPGSGIIPSISGLHIGKVSQLESDPDGEDRILVQIPIINNEEEGIWARVATLDAGENRGSFFRPEIGDEVIIGFINDDPNDAVVLGMLNSSAKPAPIVASDDNNEKGFVTRSKMKMIFNDDKISYTLETPKGKKITVDEDADVIKIEDEHKNTLTLNKDGISMESGKDIKIKAKGDIKMEGTNIGIKASAQFKAEGSSGSELKSGAVTVVKGSQVKIN; encoded by the coding sequence ATGAACAACAGCGGATACATAAAAACATCAAAAAATCCGGATCTGATCACTTTTAAAGTAATGTCCGGAGGTACCGAGTTACCCGGGAAATATGGGGTAAAAAGTATTGTTGTAGAAAAAGAAGTAAACAGAATTCCTTATGCCCGCATTGTTATTTTGGATGGAAGCGTACCGGAACAGGATTTTAAACTAAGCAATGAAGATCTTCTGATTCCCGGAAAAGAAATTGAAATTACCGCAGGTTACCATTCGGACGAAGAAAGCATTTTTAAAGGAGTTGTTGTAAAGCACAACATCAAAGTGAGAAACGGCTCTTCCTATCTCATCATAGAATGCAGAGATAAAGCGGTGAAAATGACTTTAGGCAGAAAAAGTAAATATTTCTACGACAGTAAAGACAGCGACATTATCGGAGAACTCATCAGTAACAACGGTTTGACTGCCGATGTTCAGGCTACCTCAAATTCACACAAAGAATTGATTCAGTACAGAGCTTCCGACTGGGATTTTATGCTCACCCGAGCACAGGCAAACGGAAAACTTTGTTTTGTAGAAGACGGAACCGTTAAAATAGCGAAACCCGATTTCAGTAAAAAAGAAGTGGAAACAGTGGTTTACGGATCTTCGGTGCATGAATTTGACGGAGAAATAGATGCAAGAGATCAGTTCAAAAAAATTTCAGCCAAAACATGGAGCTATACCGACCAGGAACTTACAGAAGTAGAAGCTCAGGATCCTGCCGTAAAACTTAACGGAAACCTTTCACCGGATGATCTGGCAAAAGTATTTGGAATAGACGATCTGCAGCTTAAACATGGCGGAAATCTTACCCAGAGTGAACTTCAGGACTGGAGTGATGCGAAAGCAACTTTCCAGCAATTGGCAAAAATCAGAGGAAGAGTGAAGTTTCAGGGGATTCCGGCTGTAAAACCGGGAGTTTCATTAATGCTGCAAGGTGTAGGAAACCGTTTCAACGGAAAAATTTACGTAACAGGCGTCCGTCACGAAATCGCGGAAGGAAACTGGTTGGTTGATGCACAATTCGGGCTTTCTCCGACATGGTTCTCAGAAACGTACGATGTAAGTGAAATGCCGGGTTCAGGAATTATTCCGTCGATCAGCGGATTGCATATCGGGAAAGTTTCTCAATTGGAATCTGATCCGGACGGAGAAGACAGAATTTTGGTACAGATCCCGATCATCAATAACGAAGAGGAGGGAATCTGGGCGCGTGTAGCCACACTTGATGCAGGAGAAAACAGAGGATCATTCTTCAGACCGGAAATCGGGGATGAGGTAATCATTGGTTTTATTAATGATGATCCCAATGATGCAGTAGTTCTGGGAATGCTGAACAGCAGCGCAAAACCGGCTCCTATTGTAGCTTCCGATGACAACAACGAAAAAGGATTTGTTACCCGCAGCAAAATGAAGATGATTTTTAATGACGATAAAATTTCATACACCCTTGAAACACCAAAAGGCAAAAAAATAACTGTAGACGAAGATGCAGATGTCATTAAAATAGAAGACGAGCATAAAAATACTCTTACCCTCAATAAAGACGGGATCAGTATGGAAAGTGGGAAAGACATTAAGATCAAAGCAAAAGGTGATATTAAGATGGAAGGAACCAATATCGGTATCAAAGCATCCGCACAGTTCAAAGCAGAAGGAAGTTCCGGTTCTGAGCTTAAATCAGGAGCAGTAACCGTCGTAAAAGGCTCTCAAGTTAAAATCAATTAA
- a CDS encoding phage tail protein, which produces MALLYPPTSFSFIVNGISTTEGIDSRFQSISGLSTEIQTEEYAEGGENRFLHQLPLRPKYDNLVLKRGLIVSSGLISWCRNAMENFEFEPRDLVITLSGGLQSTAPLMVWNVVGAYPVKWNVSEFNAEESRLAIETIELKYRYFKIPSSLASLGL; this is translated from the coding sequence ATGGCTCTTTTATATCCTCCAACCAGTTTCTCTTTTATTGTTAACGGGATTTCGACAACAGAGGGTATTGACTCCAGATTTCAGTCTATATCTGGTTTATCTACAGAAATTCAGACCGAAGAATATGCCGAAGGAGGCGAAAACAGATTTCTTCATCAGCTTCCTCTGAGACCGAAATATGATAATTTAGTTCTTAAGCGTGGACTGATCGTAAGTTCAGGATTAATAAGCTGGTGCAGAAATGCAATGGAAAACTTCGAGTTTGAACCCAGAGATCTTGTCATTACACTTTCAGGGGGACTTCAGTCTACAGCACCGTTAATGGTCTGGAATGTAGTTGGAGCCTATCCGGTAAAATGGAACGTTTCAGAATTCAACGCAGAAGAAAGCAGGCTTGCTATTGAAACAATAGAGCTGAAATACAGATATTTCAAAATACCCTCATCGTTAGCAAGTTTAGGCTTGTAA
- a CDS encoding DUF5908 family protein — MPIEIKELHIKINVDEKAAATTTTASVDEAKIMRAVSESAEQITNIEQRKKER; from the coding sequence ATGCCAATAGAAATAAAAGAGCTTCACATTAAAATAAATGTGGACGAAAAAGCAGCCGCAACGACAACTACCGCATCGGTGGATGAAGCTAAAATTATGCGAGCAGTGAGTGAAAGTGCAGAGCAAATAACAAATATTGAACAACGTAAAAAAGAAAGATAA
- a CDS encoding phage tail sheath family protein — protein MNYKTPGVYVEELAKFPPSVAQVETAIPAFIGYTEKGPKNEPTRISSLLEYEAVFGKGKNEGKEIKISIKDNIVSTTFDNSKLGKFKMYHAMQMYFANGGGPCYIVSVGVASGYPTDVSKIELEAGLKTLEKEDEPTLIVFPDAESLAALEAYGLYGLALDHAEEMKDRFVIMDVLGDELTFRNKVVSTGLKYGAAYYPKLETVLTHSFEDEDVKITSFEEKDDSGNVLSLPNGYVDNLKWLKSNRTELYNKAKAAIESERVVMAPSSAVAGVYAKVDSTSGVFKAPANVGLSYVVAPTVKVSHEDQMTLNVDPTSGKSINVIRSFTGKGTLVWGARTLDGNSNEWRYISVRRFFNMVEESVKKATERFVFEPNTANTWVRVQTMIENFLNQQWQDGALAGSKPEEAYYVSVGLNKTMSAQDILEGRMIVEIGMAAVRPAEFIVLRFSHKLQEA, from the coding sequence GCGATCCCTGCTTTCATCGGATATACAGAAAAAGGACCAAAAAATGAGCCGACAAGAATTTCTTCTCTATTAGAATATGAGGCTGTTTTTGGTAAAGGAAAAAACGAAGGGAAAGAGATCAAAATTTCTATTAAAGACAATATCGTCTCTACCACTTTTGACAACAGTAAATTAGGTAAATTCAAAATGTACCATGCTATGCAAATGTATTTTGCAAACGGTGGCGGTCCATGTTATATTGTTTCTGTTGGAGTAGCTTCAGGATATCCTACAGATGTATCAAAAATCGAATTAGAGGCAGGACTTAAGACTCTTGAAAAAGAAGATGAGCCTACGCTTATCGTTTTCCCGGATGCAGAATCTTTAGCAGCATTAGAGGCTTACGGTTTGTATGGATTGGCTTTGGATCATGCAGAGGAAATGAAAGACAGGTTTGTTATTATGGACGTTCTTGGAGATGAACTTACTTTCAGAAATAAAGTAGTTTCTACAGGTTTAAAATACGGAGCTGCTTATTATCCGAAATTGGAAACTGTTTTAACGCATAGCTTTGAAGATGAAGATGTTAAAATTACAAGTTTTGAAGAAAAAGATGACTCAGGAAATGTTTTGTCTCTTCCAAATGGCTATGTAGACAATTTAAAATGGCTAAAATCTAACAGAACAGAGCTGTATAATAAAGCTAAAGCAGCAATCGAGTCTGAAAGAGTAGTGATGGCTCCGTCCTCAGCAGTTGCGGGTGTGTATGCAAAAGTAGACAGCACTTCCGGAGTATTCAAAGCACCTGCTAATGTTGGACTTAGCTATGTAGTAGCTCCTACAGTAAAAGTTTCTCACGAAGATCAGATGACTCTTAACGTAGATCCGACTTCAGGAAAATCCATCAACGTTATCAGATCTTTTACAGGAAAAGGAACATTGGTTTGGGGTGCAAGAACGCTTGACGGCAACAGCAACGAATGGAGATACATTTCAGTACGTAGATTCTTCAACATGGTAGAAGAATCCGTGAAAAAAGCAACAGAACGTTTCGTATTTGAACCGAACACAGCCAATACATGGGTTCGTGTACAGACGATGATCGAAAACTTCCTGAACCAGCAGTGGCAGGACGGGGCATTGGCAGGAAGCAAGCCGGAAGAAGCTTATTATGTAAGCGTTGGCTTAAACAAAACCATGTCTGCACAGGATATCCTTGAAGGCAGAATGATCGTGGAGATCGGTATGGCGGCAGTTCGTCCGGCAGAATTTATTGTTCTTCGTTTCTCACACAAACTGCAGGAAGCTTAA